From a single Salinirussus salinus genomic region:
- a CDS encoding cobyric acid synthase, with protein sequence MTRTLLVAGTASHVGKSTVAAGLCRLLADRGVDVAPFKAQNMSNNARAVPRAGSGDRSRDGEVGVSQYVQARAARVAPTTDHNPVLLKPTGDGRSQLVLDGEAVGHVEAGSYYGERWERARGVARRAHARLADRHDVIVAEGAGSIAELNLQHRDLANVETARFADADILLVADIERGGVFAHVYGTLELMPEALRERVVGVLVTKFRGDRTLLSDGVAELEERTGVPVLGVLPYEDPGLPEEDSVALPAAGERAVRGADDGVPGERAVTVAVPRLPRISNVTDFGPLAREPGVRVAFLPLDGRLDAGGDAVDGAAAEYGADAVVLPGTKHTVADLRALREAGMAERIRAFDGPVVGLCGGYQLLGERVVDRGVESGREAAVEGLGLLPVETRFEAEKEVRRVTRDLRPVEPLAGATGEVSGYEVHLGRTELTGDAARPFEGEGAATDRVLGTYVHDLFANGVAREGFLDRVFDAAGVERPTDAGAAAEGGALSPHDRAARLVGEHADLGAVFEALGRPAGSAGEQSDV encoded by the coding sequence ATGACGCGAACCCTGCTCGTCGCCGGCACCGCCAGCCACGTCGGCAAATCCACTGTCGCGGCAGGGCTCTGTCGCCTGCTCGCCGACCGCGGGGTCGACGTCGCCCCGTTCAAGGCCCAGAACATGTCGAACAACGCCCGCGCGGTCCCGCGGGCGGGTAGCGGCGACCGCAGCCGCGACGGCGAGGTCGGCGTCTCCCAGTACGTCCAGGCCCGCGCGGCCCGGGTGGCGCCGACGACCGACCACAACCCCGTCCTCCTGAAGCCCACCGGCGACGGGCGCTCCCAACTGGTCCTCGACGGCGAGGCCGTCGGCCACGTCGAGGCCGGGAGCTACTACGGGGAGCGCTGGGAGCGAGCCCGCGGGGTCGCCCGCCGTGCCCACGCCCGGCTCGCAGACCGCCACGACGTCATCGTCGCGGAGGGCGCCGGCTCCATCGCCGAACTCAACCTCCAGCATCGAGACCTCGCGAACGTCGAGACCGCCCGCTTCGCCGACGCCGACATCCTGCTGGTGGCGGACATCGAGCGCGGCGGCGTCTTCGCCCACGTCTACGGCACGCTGGAGCTGATGCCGGAAGCCCTCCGCGAGCGCGTGGTCGGCGTCCTCGTCACGAAGTTCCGCGGGGACCGGACGCTGCTCTCCGACGGGGTCGCGGAACTCGAGGAGCGGACTGGTGTTCCGGTCCTGGGCGTGCTCCCCTACGAGGACCCCGGGCTGCCCGAGGAGGACAGCGTCGCCCTCCCGGCCGCGGGCGAGCGGGCGGTCCGCGGTGCCGACGACGGCGTGCCCGGGGAGCGCGCGGTCACCGTCGCAGTCCCCCGCCTGCCCCGGATATCGAATGTCACCGACTTCGGCCCGCTGGCTCGCGAGCCCGGCGTCCGGGTCGCCTTCCTCCCGCTGGACGGCCGGCTCGACGCCGGCGGGGACGCGGTCGACGGCGCGGCCGCGGAGTACGGGGCGGACGCGGTCGTCCTCCCGGGGACGAAACATACGGTCGCGGACCTGCGTGCGCTCCGGGAGGCCGGGATGGCCGAGCGGATACGAGCCTTCGACGGCCCGGTGGTCGGGCTCTGTGGCGGCTACCAGCTGCTCGGCGAGCGGGTCGTCGACAGGGGCGTCGAGTCCGGGCGCGAGGCGGCCGTCGAGGGGCTCGGACTCCTGCCGGTCGAGACGCGTTTCGAGGCCGAGAAGGAGGTCCGGCGGGTCACTCGCGACCTCCGGCCGGTGGAGCCGCTCGCGGGCGCGACCGGCGAGGTGTCGGGCTACGAGGTCCACCTCGGTCGGACGGAACTGACCGGCGACGCGGCCCGGCCGTTCGAGGGCGAGGGCGCTGCGACCGACCGGGTGCTGGGGACGTACGTGCACGACCTCTTCGCCAACGGGGTCGCCCGGGAGGGGTTTCTCGACCGGGTATTCGACGCTGCGGGGGTCGAGCGGCCGACCGACGCGGGAGCGGCGGCCGAGGGAGGGGCCCTCTCCCCGCACGACCGCGCGGCACGGCTCGTCGGCGAGCACGCCGACCTCGGCGCCGTCTTCGAGGCTCTCGGCCGGCCGGCGGGGAGTGCCGGGGAGCAGTCGGACGTTTAG
- a CDS encoding sodium:calcium antiporter, with protein MTSVSVVIDVCLLVVAVIVLWVGAQRFVESAARLARRVGLSELVVGLSVVALGTSAPEAAVTVDAAVTGRPTIALANVVGSNVFNLGLVLGGVALFRPIVGRRALVRRDGVVAILATVGLVAVGGSGTVGRAEGALLLGAFLAYLGLLFRGADRTAVPTPAPDPGPQRLPAAVWVVVGLALVVGGANLLVSSAADLARLLGASEWLVGETVVAVGTSAPEVAAAAAAAREGLADIAAGNLVGSCIFNALGVLGLAAVLVPLPVGGEASLALLWLVGLTVVAVGLLATGRRISRAEGGALVAANLAKWLIDLL; from the coding sequence GTGACGTCCGTCTCGGTCGTCATCGATGTCTGCCTGCTCGTCGTCGCGGTCATCGTCCTCTGGGTCGGCGCCCAGCGGTTCGTGGAGAGCGCCGCCCGGCTCGCCCGCCGGGTCGGGCTCTCCGAGCTCGTGGTCGGGCTGTCGGTCGTCGCGCTGGGGACCTCGGCCCCCGAGGCGGCCGTCACCGTCGACGCGGCCGTCACCGGCCGGCCGACCATCGCGCTCGCCAACGTCGTCGGCTCGAACGTCTTCAACCTCGGGCTGGTCCTGGGCGGGGTGGCGCTGTTTCGCCCCATCGTCGGGCGCCGGGCGCTGGTCCGCCGGGACGGGGTCGTCGCCATCCTGGCGACGGTCGGGCTCGTCGCGGTCGGGGGCAGCGGGACCGTGGGCCGCGCCGAGGGGGCGCTTCTCCTGGGCGCGTTTCTCGCGTATCTCGGCCTCCTCTTTCGCGGTGCCGACCGGACAGCGGTCCCGACCCCGGCCCCGGACCCCGGACCCCAGCGGCTGCCGGCCGCCGTCTGGGTGGTCGTCGGGCTGGCGCTTGTGGTCGGGGGTGCGAACCTCCTGGTCTCCTCCGCGGCCGACCTGGCCCGGCTGCTCGGGGCCTCCGAGTGGCTGGTCGGCGAGACGGTCGTCGCCGTCGGCACGTCGGCGCCCGAAGTCGCCGCGGCGGCTGCCGCCGCGCGCGAGGGGCTGGCGGACATCGCCGCGGGCAACCTCGTGGGGAGTTGCATCTTCAACGCCCTGGGGGTGCTCGGGCTGGCGGCGGTGCTCGTCCCGCTTCCCGTCGGCGGCGAGGCGTCGCTGGCCCTCCTCTGGCTGGTCGGCCTGACAGTCGTCGCGGTCGGGCTCCTGGCGACCGGACGGCGCATCTCGCGGGCCGAGGGTGGTGCGCTCGTGGCCGCAAACCTGGCGAAGTGGCTCATCGACCTCCTCTAG
- a CDS encoding cob(I)yrinic acid a,c-diamide adenosyltransferase: MARTVDPQPIAPAAPEEFGLVQVWWGTGKGKTTAALGMGMRAAGHGYRVHVLQFMKAGTGTVEDTRGEYNAIAALPGMSYENAGHYGWHGMLDGSDDEAHQARAEAALARARDLLEASTRADLTEPLALDGPPEDGLHMLVLDEVLYAANRGLIAEEEVQGLVDGKPADLELVLTGGHERPEYATDVADLVTNVDKEVHPMEAGQGARKGTEF, translated from the coding sequence ATGGCACGCACAGTCGACCCCCAGCCGATCGCGCCCGCGGCCCCCGAGGAGTTCGGTCTGGTGCAGGTCTGGTGGGGTACGGGCAAGGGGAAGACGACAGCGGCGCTGGGGATGGGGATGCGGGCGGCCGGCCACGGCTACCGCGTCCACGTCCTCCAGTTCATGAAAGCCGGGACGGGAACCGTCGAGGACACCCGCGGGGAGTACAACGCCATCGCGGCCCTGCCGGGGATGAGCTACGAGAACGCCGGCCACTACGGCTGGCACGGGATGCTCGACGGCTCCGACGACGAGGCCCACCAGGCCCGCGCCGAGGCGGCGCTGGCCCGGGCCCGGGACCTGCTCGAGGCCTCGACCCGGGCCGACCTCACCGAGCCCCTCGCGCTGGACGGACCACCCGAGGACGGCCTCCACATGCTCGTGCTCGACGAGGTGCTGTACGCCGCCAACCGCGGGCTCATCGCCGAGGAGGAGGTCCAGGGACTGGTCGACGGCAAGCCCGCCGACCTCGAACTCGTCCTGACGGGCGGCCACGAGCGCCCCGAGTACGCCACGGACGTCGCGGACCTGGTGACGAACGTCGACAAGGAGGTCCACCCGATGGAGGCCGGCCAGGGCGCGCGGAAGGGGACCGAATTCTAG
- a CDS encoding adenosylcobinamide amidohydrolase: MFEAERREEVCRLRSPGARWLVTGPEGGYRRADAAYNVSVPEGFDREDPAAYAAERRRAAGFEAPGPGLLTGVDMRHARGARAGGVCVVATAGLSNPVALAGSEAAGGASGERTRESDAGPGTVNLLVGTDRALADGTLATLLATVVETKAATLQAATGFTGTTTDAVAVGCEPGGDPAPFAGSATPVGRAARACVRRAVEAAVAARGSVPDTVAGAEHGAVPAAEPDVFRV; the protein is encoded by the coding sequence ATGTTTGAGGCCGAGCGCAGGGAGGAGGTCTGCCGGCTCAGGTCGCCGGGCGCGCGGTGGCTTGTCACCGGACCCGAAGGTGGCTACCGCCGGGCCGACGCGGCCTACAACGTCTCGGTCCCGGAGGGGTTCGACCGCGAGGACCCCGCGGCCTACGCCGCCGAGCGCCGGCGGGCGGCCGGCTTCGAGGCGCCCGGCCCCGGACTCCTGACCGGCGTGGACATGCGCCACGCCCGCGGGGCCCGAGCCGGGGGAGTCTGCGTGGTCGCCACCGCGGGGCTCTCGAACCCCGTCGCCCTGGCCGGCAGCGAGGCCGCCGGCGGAGCGTCGGGGGAACGCACACGCGAGTCGGACGCGGGCCCTGGGACGGTCAACCTGCTGGTCGGGACCGACCGGGCGCTGGCCGACGGGACGCTCGCGACGCTTCTGGCGACCGTCGTGGAGACGAAAGCGGCGACCCTCCAGGCTGCGACCGGGTTCACCGGCACCACGACGGACGCGGTCGCGGTCGGCTGTGAGCCCGGCGGCGACCCGGCCCCCTTCGCGGGGAGCGCGACTCCGGTCGGGCGGGCGGCCCGGGCCTGCGTGCGCCGGGCCGTCGAGGCCGCGGTGGCGGCGCGCGGGTCGGTCCCCGACACCGTGGCCGGCGCCGAACACGGCGCGGTGCCGGCGGCGGAGCCGGACGTCTTCCGCGTCTGA
- a CDS encoding aminotransferase class I/II-fold pyridoxal phosphate-dependent enzyme, giving the protein MDSEALARLEAGVHHGSRDDPELLDFSANTNPRVPEGTERVYGRALAAAGSYPDDGYPEYRHAAAEAVDCAPGDVVPTPGGLAAIRLAVAAAVSPGDTALVPAPSFAEYAREVRLQGGEPVFRPHDKLPDADPEGHALAVVCTPNNPTGEAYATERLRAFADRCREVGTVPLVDEAFLGFTDRPSLAGREGVVVARSLTKLYGLPGLRAGYAVATGDLGDRLRTARPTWALGTPAAAVGAHCMRQREFVAATRERVREERVRMRERLSARFEVHPSDAPFLLLAVPDVEAIQREVEAAEIAVRDARTFRDLDSHVRVAVRTPAENDRLLEALDV; this is encoded by the coding sequence ATGGACAGCGAGGCCCTCGCGCGCCTGGAGGCGGGCGTCCACCACGGGAGTCGCGACGACCCCGAGCTGCTGGATTTCAGCGCCAACACCAATCCCCGAGTGCCAGAGGGTACCGAGCGCGTCTACGGGCGCGCGCTCGCCGCCGCCGGCTCCTACCCCGACGACGGCTACCCGGAGTACCGCCACGCGGCCGCCGAGGCCGTCGACTGTGCTCCCGGGGATGTCGTGCCGACGCCGGGCGGGCTGGCGGCCATCCGGCTGGCGGTGGCGGCCGCGGTCTCCCCGGGCGACACCGCGCTCGTCCCCGCACCGTCCTTCGCGGAGTACGCCCGCGAAGTCCGCCTCCAGGGCGGCGAGCCCGTCTTCCGCCCCCACGACAAACTTCCCGACGCCGACCCCGAGGGCCACGCGCTCGCGGTCGTCTGCACCCCCAACAACCCCACCGGCGAAGCCTACGCCACGGAGCGGCTCCGCGCGTTCGCCGACCGCTGCCGGGAGGTGGGGACGGTTCCGCTCGTCGACGAGGCTTTCCTGGGGTTCACCGACCGGCCCTCGCTTGCGGGTCGGGAGGGTGTGGTGGTGGCCCGCTCGCTCACCAAACTGTACGGGCTGCCGGGGCTGCGTGCGGGCTACGCGGTCGCGACCGGCGACCTCGGCGACCGGCTGAGAACCGCCCGGCCGACGTGGGCCCTGGGGACGCCCGCGGCGGCCGTCGGCGCCCACTGCATGCGCCAGCGGGAGTTCGTCGCCGCGACCCGCGAGCGCGTCCGCGAGGAGCGCGTCCGGATGCGCGAGCGCCTCTCGGCGCGGTTCGAGGTCCACCCCTCCGATGCCCCCTTCCTCCTGCTCGCGGTGCCGGACGTGGAGGCCATCCAGCGCGAGGTGGAGGCCGCGGAGATCGCCGTCCGGGACGCCCGCACGTTCCGGGACCTGGACAGCCACGTCCGCGTCGCCGTCCGGACGCCCGCGGAGAACGACCGGCTGCTGGAGGCGCTGGATGTTTGA
- a CDS encoding NTP transferase domain-containing protein, with amino-acid sequence MCGGRGTRLDRGEKPLVEVGGVPMVERVRRVLAASRVERVYAVTAPHAPRTAGLLDCPRIEAPGEGYVPDLQHALADDRVAEPVLTVAADVPLLTPGTVDRALDAAEGATTVAVPVGRKRALGVTVDTAFRAGGRLLAPSGLNVVGDGEGLAVATDRGLAVNVNRRRDLRRARWLAGAPAASD; translated from the coding sequence ATGTGTGGCGGCCGGGGGACCCGGCTGGACAGGGGCGAAAAGCCGCTGGTCGAGGTCGGCGGCGTCCCGATGGTCGAACGCGTCCGGCGGGTGCTGGCGGCCAGCCGGGTCGAGCGGGTCTACGCCGTCACCGCCCCCCACGCGCCCAGAACGGCGGGGTTGCTCGACTGCCCGCGGATCGAGGCACCTGGGGAAGGGTACGTCCCGGACCTCCAGCACGCGCTGGCCGACGACCGGGTCGCGGAGCCCGTGCTGACCGTGGCCGCCGACGTCCCGCTGCTGACCCCCGGGACTGTCGACCGCGCGCTCGACGCGGCTGAGGGTGCAACCACGGTCGCGGTGCCGGTCGGGCGCAAGCGCGCGCTCGGGGTGACCGTCGACACCGCGTTCCGGGCCGGCGGCCGGCTGCTCGCGCCCTCGGGACTGAACGTCGTCGGCGACGGGGAGGGACTCGCGGTCGCGACCGACCGGGGGCTGGCGGTCAACGTCAACCGTCGCCGCGACCTCCGGCGGGCCAGGTGGCTCGCCGGCGCGCCCGCCGCAAGCGATTAG
- the cobS gene encoding adenosylcobinamide-GDP ribazoletransferase — protein sequence MVLSGLRGAVGFLTRVPVGHDERAWEGLAGRPALFVPVGYAVGAVAGLALAAPLPTPTAALLYPLALVALTGINHADGLADLGDAAVVHGGPGRRREVMADTTVGVGAAVAVGLALLGLGLGALAAASLSWRVALGLAIASEVAAKLAMAVLAAAGEASHEGLGSAFTGASAGSVFVALGLAAPAAAATWPSPAAAAAVAAGPVVALLLLAWARRNLGGVNGDVFGAANELARVAALHAGVVAWTLS from the coding sequence GTGGTCCTGAGCGGGCTGCGCGGCGCGGTCGGCTTTCTGACTCGCGTTCCGGTCGGCCACGACGAGCGCGCCTGGGAGGGGCTTGCCGGCCGGCCGGCGCTGTTCGTCCCCGTCGGCTACGCCGTCGGGGCGGTCGCGGGGCTGGCACTCGCCGCTCCGCTCCCGACGCCGACCGCCGCCCTCCTCTACCCTCTCGCGCTGGTCGCGCTCACCGGCATCAACCACGCCGACGGGCTCGCGGACCTCGGCGACGCCGCCGTCGTCCACGGCGGCCCCGGGCGCCGCCGCGAGGTCATGGCCGACACGACCGTCGGGGTCGGCGCGGCCGTCGCCGTCGGGCTCGCGCTCCTGGGGCTCGGGCTCGGCGCGCTCGCGGCTGCGAGCCTCTCCTGGCGGGTCGCGCTCGGGCTGGCTATCGCGAGCGAAGTGGCCGCGAAGCTCGCGATGGCGGTGCTGGCCGCCGCCGGCGAGGCTAGCCACGAGGGGCTCGGCTCGGCCTTCACCGGTGCGAGCGCCGGGTCGGTGTTCGTCGCGCTCGGGCTCGCGGCCCCGGCCGCGGCGGCGACCTGGCCCTCGCCCGCGGCCGCGGCGGCGGTCGCAGCCGGTCCGGTCGTGGCTCTTCTCCTGCTCGCGTGGGCGCGCCGGAACCTCGGCGGCGTCAACGGCGACGTCTTCGGCGCTGCCAACGAACTCGCCCGGGTCGCGGCGCTGCACGCGGGGGTGGTCGCGTGGACGCTCTCCTGA
- a CDS encoding CobD/CbiB family cobalamin biosynthesis protein, with amino-acid sequence MALGALAVGGALVLDGAVGEPPDRLHPVAWFGRAVPDRAFRRPVLAGGVLALLWPLAAALAVGGAVALAGLVDPLAAAAVGALALFVTTSLRRLLATVRRVVALTESDLASARAELRALAGRDAAALSPGQVRSAAVESLAENLADGLVAPLLWYGVCAAAAGLAGVGAVGALAVGCGAAAWVKAVNTLDSMLGYRGRPVGRIPARLDDAVMWVPARASALLLAAATGRPGALLRARSWLSAVPSPNSGWPMGTLAAALDVRLEKPGVYTLNPEGRFPDAAATRTALVRTGVAGLLAYGLAAVVTWS; translated from the coding sequence ATGGCTCTGGGCGCGCTGGCCGTCGGAGGGGCACTCGTTCTCGACGGCGCCGTCGGCGAGCCGCCCGACCGCCTGCACCCGGTCGCCTGGTTCGGGCGGGCGGTTCCCGACCGGGCGTTCCGGCGGCCGGTGCTCGCGGGGGGAGTGCTGGCGCTCCTGTGGCCGCTGGCTGCCGCGCTGGCAGTCGGTGGGGCGGTGGCGCTCGCGGGGCTGGTCGACCCGCTGGCGGCCGCCGCTGTCGGCGCGCTGGCGCTGTTCGTGACGACCAGCCTGCGCCGGCTGCTCGCGACGGTCCGCCGCGTCGTCGCGCTCACCGAGTCGGACCTCGCGAGCGCGAGAGCCGAACTCCGGGCGCTGGCCGGCCGCGACGCCGCGGCACTCTCGCCCGGCCAGGTGCGGAGTGCGGCCGTCGAGAGCCTCGCGGAGAACCTCGCGGACGGGCTGGTCGCGCCGCTTCTGTGGTACGGCGTCTGTGCGGCCGCGGCGGGGCTGGCGGGCGTCGGGGCTGTCGGGGCGCTGGCCGTCGGCTGTGGCGCGGCCGCGTGGGTGAAGGCGGTGAACACGCTCGACTCCATGCTCGGATACCGGGGACGGCCGGTCGGGCGCATCCCCGCGCGGCTGGACGACGCGGTCATGTGGGTGCCCGCCCGCGCGAGCGCGCTCCTGCTCGCGGCCGCGACCGGCCGACCGGGGGCGCTCCTGCGCGCGCGGTCGTGGCTCTCCGCGGTCCCCTCGCCGAACTCCGGGTGGCCGATGGGGACGCTGGCGGCGGCCCTGGACGTCCGCCTGGAGAAGCCCGGGGTCTACACCCTCAACCCCGAGGGGCGATTCCCGGACGCCGCGGCGACCCGGACGGCGCTGGTCCGGACCGGCGTGGCCGGCCTGCTGGCCTACGGGCTCGCGGCGGTGGTAACGTGGTCCTGA
- a CDS encoding HAD family hydrolase, whose protein sequence is MAVSFDLFGTLVTQERPDDPWDAVAAELRARGVPVPDDWEAAYRESHADLEPGREQSLVDHSRAALASRGVEAEVDVVRDALLAAFDVPVEVRPGAPEALAAARERGPVGVLSNCSLPGLVDRTLSRADVGVDTVVTSVGCGWRKPHDRAFEAVADELGVGVGELVHVGDDPRADGGGRTTGVTVVLTEDVPLSAFPGWLGER, encoded by the coding sequence GTGGCAGTCTCGTTCGACCTCTTCGGCACGCTGGTCACGCAGGAGCGACCGGACGACCCGTGGGACGCTGTCGCCGCGGAGCTGCGGGCGCGCGGGGTTCCCGTCCCCGACGACTGGGAGGCCGCCTACCGCGAGTCCCACGCGGACCTGGAGCCCGGCCGCGAGCAGTCGCTGGTCGACCACTCCCGCGCCGCGCTCGCGAGCCGCGGGGTCGAGGCGGAGGTGGACGTCGTCCGCGACGCGCTGCTGGCCGCCTTCGACGTTCCTGTGGAGGTACGACCGGGCGCACCCGAGGCGCTCGCGGCCGCACGCGAGCGCGGGCCCGTCGGGGTGCTCTCGAACTGCAGCCTGCCCGGGCTCGTCGACCGGACGCTCTCGCGGGCCGATGTCGGAGTGGACACCGTCGTCACCAGCGTGGGCTGTGGCTGGCGCAAGCCCCACGACCGGGCCTTCGAGGCGGTAGCCGACGAGCTGGGCGTCGGCGTCGGGGAGCTGGTCCACGTCGGAGACGACCCCCGGGCCGACGGCGGCGGACGGACCACCGGGGTGACGGTCGTCCTGACCGAGGACGTCCCGCTGTCGGCGTTCCCCGGGTGGCTGGGGGAACGGTGA
- a CDS encoding UGSC family (seleno)protein, with the protein MSESINLPGSDGESTSEATYADRIDDLEGKTLAYVDWGKPNGEELYDCFERRFTEEFGIEELLYYRKPTPSSPVPGDLMEEIMAADPDGVILAIADCGSCNSSVVVDAKTFEEKGVPTVQVITDKFLDLNTRISESYGYEKLPLITVDHPTRYLDSEEVDALAERIQWSVHTQLTCEECLLAGDDG; encoded by the coding sequence ATGAGCGAGAGCATCAATCTCCCCGGGTCGGACGGGGAGTCGACATCGGAGGCGACATACGCCGACCGCATCGACGACCTCGAGGGCAAGACCCTCGCCTACGTCGACTGGGGCAAGCCCAACGGCGAGGAACTGTACGACTGCTTCGAGCGCCGCTTCACCGAGGAGTTCGGCATCGAGGAGCTGCTGTACTACCGGAAGCCGACGCCGTCGAGCCCGGTCCCGGGCGACCTGATGGAGGAGATCATGGCGGCGGATCCCGACGGGGTCATTCTCGCGATCGCCGACTGCGGGTCCTGTAACTCCTCGGTCGTCGTCGACGCGAAGACCTTCGAGGAGAAGGGAGTCCCGACCGTCCAGGTCATCACCGACAAGTTCCTCGACCTGAACACCAGGATCTCGGAGAGTTACGGCTACGAGAAGCTCCCGCTCATCACGGTCGACCACCCGACCCGCTACCTCGACAGCGAGGAGGTCGACGCGCTGGCCGAACGGATCCAGTGGAGCGTCCACACCCAGCTCACCTGCGAGGAGTGTCTGCTCGCTGGCGACGATGGATAA
- a CDS encoding double zinc ribbon domain-containing protein, protein MSKITFRADDELIRRLEEFDASKSEVMREALREYLDGATASTSDTRPSADPEPETLDEAVADRVDALIADRLEEAFTPRQPRDVNVNITLDGDSAAVSDEQAGSVNTTAGASHDSPADASHTPETRKTGDGGDENAAANESKTCSQCGETVSPSHVYCPNCGEKTARRVFCDCGDELRSDWGFCPGCGRRTPAADVLDQG, encoded by the coding sequence ATGAGCAAGATCACGTTCCGCGCCGACGACGAGCTCATCAGGCGACTCGAGGAGTTCGACGCCTCGAAAAGCGAGGTGATGCGGGAGGCCCTGCGCGAGTATCTCGACGGCGCCACCGCCTCGACGTCCGACACGCGGCCCAGTGCCGACCCCGAACCCGAGACCCTCGACGAGGCCGTCGCCGACCGCGTGGACGCGCTCATCGCCGACCGGCTCGAGGAGGCGTTTACGCCACGCCAGCCCCGCGACGTCAACGTAAACATCACGCTCGACGGCGATTCTGCGGCCGTCAGCGACGAACAGGCCGGCTCAGTAAACACCACCGCGGGCGCGTCACACGACTCGCCGGCCGATGCGTCACACACGCCGGAAACGCGTAAGACGGGTGACGGGGGCGACGAAAACGCGGCTGCAAACGAGAGTAAGACGTGCTCGCAGTGCGGGGAAACCGTGTCGCCGTCCCACGTTTACTGTCCGAACTGTGGGGAGAAGACGGCGCGGCGGGTGTTCTGTGACTGCGGGGACGAACTCCGCTCTGACTGGGGATTCTGTCCCGGCTGTGGCCGCCGCACCCCCGCAGCGGACGTTCTCGACCAGGGCTAA
- a CDS encoding ribbon-helix-helix domain-containing protein codes for MERVTLRIPKQQVEEVERMVETGEYPNRSEAIRAAVREMLDEQDAGKERPSEKRQRRKRSWAKV; via the coding sequence ATGGAGCGTGTGACACTACGGATTCCGAAACAGCAGGTCGAAGAGGTCGAACGGATGGTCGAGACGGGGGAGTACCCCAACCGGAGCGAGGCGATCCGGGCCGCCGTTCGGGAGATGCTCGACGAGCAGGACGCCGGCAAGGAGCGTCCCTCCGAGAAACGCCAGCGCCGCAAGCGCTCGTGGGCCAAGGTGTAA
- the ftsZ gene encoding cell division protein FtsZ produces MQDIVNEALERDEQEQKQMDDVDGFGDPRIVIVGCGGAGNNTVNRLYNIGVDGAETIALNTDKQHLQMIEADTKILVGKSLTNGLGAGGDPSMGERATEMAQGTIKEVLGDADLVFVTAGMGGGTGTGAAPVVSKIAKEQGAIVVGMVSTPFNVERARTVKAEEGLERLRDEADSIIVLDNNRLLDYVPNLPIGKAFSVMDQIIAETVKGISETITQPSLINLDYADMTSIMNKGGVAVMLVGETQDKNKTDEVVKDAMNHPLLDVDYRGASGGLVHITGGPDLTLKEAEGIAQNITDRLEADANVIWGARIQEQYKGKVRVMAIMTGVQSAQVLGPTTQKQADKSRQAIEGVDDEAFDAATNVAESREFGETDGGRSSVETNNGLDVVRTND; encoded by the coding sequence ATGCAGGATATCGTCAACGAGGCCCTCGAACGCGACGAGCAGGAACAGAAACAGATGGACGACGTCGACGGCTTTGGCGATCCGCGGATCGTGATCGTCGGCTGTGGCGGCGCCGGCAACAACACGGTCAACCGCCTCTACAACATCGGCGTCGACGGCGCGGAGACCATCGCGCTGAACACCGACAAACAGCACCTGCAGATGATCGAGGCCGACACGAAGATCCTGGTCGGCAAGTCCCTCACCAACGGGCTCGGCGCGGGCGGCGACCCCTCGATGGGCGAGCGCGCCACCGAGATGGCTCAGGGGACCATCAAGGAGGTGCTCGGTGACGCCGACCTCGTCTTCGTCACCGCCGGCATGGGTGGTGGCACGGGGACCGGCGCGGCGCCGGTCGTCTCGAAGATCGCCAAAGAGCAGGGCGCTATCGTCGTCGGCATGGTGTCGACGCCGTTCAACGTCGAGCGCGCGCGCACGGTCAAAGCCGAGGAGGGCCTCGAGCGGCTCCGCGACGAGGCCGACTCCATCATCGTGCTCGACAACAACCGGCTGCTCGACTACGTCCCGAACCTCCCGATCGGCAAGGCGTTCTCGGTGATGGACCAGATCATCGCCGAGACGGTCAAGGGGATCAGCGAGACCATCACCCAGCCCTCGCTGATCAACCTCGATTACGCCGACATGACCTCGATCATGAACAAGGGTGGCGTGGCGGTCATGCTGGTCGGCGAGACCCAGGACAAGAACAAGACCGATGAGGTCGTCAAGGACGCGATGAACCACCCGCTTTTGGACGTCGACTACCGCGGCGCCTCCGGCGGGCTGGTCCACATCACCGGCGGCCCCGACCTCACGCTGAAGGAGGCCGAGGGGATCGCCCAGAACATCACCGACCGCCTGGAGGCCGACGCCAACGTCATCTGGGGCGCGCGCATCCAGGAGCAGTACAAGGGGAAGGTCCGCGTGATGGCGATCATGACCGGCGTCCAGAGCGCCCAGGTGCTCGGCCCGACGACCCAGAAGCAGGCCGACAAGTCCCGCCAGGCCATTGAGGGCGTCGACGACGAAGCCTTCGACGCCGCGACGAACGTGGCCGAAAGTCGCGAGTTCGGCGAGACCGACGGCGGCCGCAGCAGCGTCGAGACCAACAACGGACTCGACGTCGTCCGCACTAACGACTGA